Sequence from the Flavobacterium sp. J372 genome:
TCGCCTTTGGGTGAGGGTATACCCAATATTTTGGTGAGTAGTTTTAGCGAAGTAAAGCTTTTATAGTCGCCGAATTTCCACATTTCCATGGTGTCGAGATGAGGGACTTCCCAAGGCTTTTTGCCGAAGAGGTTGAGTTTGTTGGGTATTGGAAGATTGTTGATGATCATCCGTCGTGCAATGAACGGGAAATCAAATTCTTTAGCATTATGCCCGCACATTATATGCTGCGGCTGGCTGAAATGATTATTCAGGAGGTTGGAAAAATCTTTTAGAATCTGCTTTTCCTCTCCACAAAAAGAGGTCACACGGAAATGGCGTATGTCTCCTCGAAACGTAAAATATCCCGCAGAGAGGCACACTATCTTACCAAACTCAGCCCAGATGCCGGCACGCTCATAAAACTCTTCAGGCGACTGGCCGTCTTTGCGCTGGTACTGTGTTTTTGTGTCATACAGCTGCTGCATTTCCTCATCACAGAGGTCAAAGCTGGCGTGTTCTGGTGCTGTTTCTATATCAAGGAAAAGTATGTTTTCGAGCTTTATCTTTTCAATCATTTCTTTGCCATCTCATTTACTTTAGCTTCCTCTTTTGTCAAAGGCAGCTTATCACCCTTACCTTCACCCGGTTTCATCATCCCCATCATCTTATAGGCTTCATCAACATATACATAAAAGTCGTTACTGTGGGGGTCGGTTGTCGTTTGTAACCCTTTAGTATGTCCCAGCCTCACAATTATAATCTTATCTTCAGGGATAACTATTGTGAACTGCCCTAGATGCCCACGCATGTAGTATATCTTTTTACCCAAATAGTCATTAAGCCACCAGCCATAACCATATTGCGGAGCATCAGGGAAACGTGGCGTTATCATTCGTCGAACAGCCGCACTATCAAGCAGGCGCTTGCCGTTCCACTCACCATTGTGCAGAAAGAGTTTCCCGAAACGTGCAAAATCACGCGCATTGCTTGCAAAACAGCAATACGCTTTTTCAATACCGCCTTCATGGTCAAGCTGCCACAGCGCATCATGTTCTGCTCCCATCGGTTTCCAGAATTTCTCTGACACATAATCCGACAATTTCATGCCGGTTGCTTTAGTTATTACCATCGCCAGCAATTGCGTAGCACCGCTTACGTATTCAAATCTGGTTCCCGGCTCATAAACCACAGGAACGTTTAGCATCGTTTCTTCCAGGTGGTCTCCAAAATAAGCGCGTGTAGTGATCGAGAAAGCACTGCTGTATTGCTCGCCCCAATCCAGTCCTGTTGCCATTGATGATAAGTCACCCACGGTGAGTTTTGAAGCCATCCCTTTGCTGAATTCCGGGAAAAAGTCTCCCACTTTCTGGTCGAGGCTCTTTATACTTCCCTCCTCAATTGCTTTAAATAGTGCTGCTGATACAATACTCTTGGCCATTGAGAACGAGTTGGAATGCGAGTCAGAACCATAACCGTCATAATAGCTTTCATGCCATATGCTGTCATTCTTTATGATGAGGTAAGCCACGGTACCCAGTTCTTTATGGGTTTGCTCAAGTCTTTCGGTTGCTTTTACTTTGTTGTATTCTGCATGGTTGGCCCACGGTTGCGCCGTACCTGCCTTTACAGTACGATTGTCAAAATGCGTATAATCGTCAAGGTAAGCTGTAGTTTTGCCGTGTAGGTACACCACACGTACTGCCTTCAGCAGGTAATCAACATCAAAAAGGTAAAGGAGGATGACAATGCCTGCAATGACAATTACAAGCCACACCAGTATTTTGCGGATGATTTTCATAAAGTGCTCTCTTTAGCACGAATGTAAGTAAAAAATGAGTTTCGGCAATAACTGGCTCAGAAAAGGCTTTGCTGAATAGGCGGTGTCTCGTGCTCCAGCAGCCATTTTTTGCGCCACAATCCGCCCGCATAGCCTGTAAGAGACCCGTCACTGCCTATTACCCTGTGGCATGGTACGGCTACCCAAAGCGGGTTTTTGCCATTGGCCGATGCCACGGCACGTATGGCGTTAATATCGCCCAGCTTTATGGCAAGCTGGTTGTAGGACATGGTTTTGCCAAATGGGATTTCCAAAAGTGCATTCCAAACCTTCTTTTGAAAATCTGTTCCTGAAGGATTCATTTTGAACGTGAATTCTGTCCTCTTTCCTGAAAAGTATTCCTCAAGCTCTGCTACTGCTTGTGAAAGTTCGTGAGGAATGGTTTCCGATTGCTGCACCTCATCATCAAGCACCCATATTTTGGTTACGCCGTGTTCATCGCCTTCAATAAGGCAGGTGCCGACAGGGGTTTTGATGTAAGCCTTTTCCATGTCGCAAATTTACAGATTAATCTTCTGCTTCGAGCTCAAATATTTCATTTACGGGTTTATTGAAGAGGCGTGAAAGTTTAAGAGCCAGTACCGTTGATGGCACATACTTGCCTGCTTCAAGTGCATTGATTGTCTGCCGGCTTACACCTATTTTCCAGGCAAGGTCCTGCTGTGTGAAAT
This genomic interval carries:
- a CDS encoding serine hydrolase; translation: MKIIRKILVWLVIVIAGIVILLYLFDVDYLLKAVRVVYLHGKTTAYLDDYTHFDNRTVKAGTAQPWANHAEYNKVKATERLEQTHKELGTVAYLIIKNDSIWHESYYDGYGSDSHSNSFSMAKSIVSAALFKAIEEGSIKSLDQKVGDFFPEFSKGMASKLTVGDLSSMATGLDWGEQYSSAFSITTRAYFGDHLEETMLNVPVVYEPGTRFEYVSGATQLLAMVITKATGMKLSDYVSEKFWKPMGAEHDALWQLDHEGGIEKAYCCFASNARDFARFGKLFLHNGEWNGKRLLDSAAVRRMITPRFPDAPQYGYGWWLNDYLGKKIYYMRGHLGQFTIVIPEDKIIIVRLGHTKGLQTTTDPHSNDFYVYVDEAYKMMGMMKPGEGKGDKLPLTKEEAKVNEMAKK
- a CDS encoding methylated-DNA--[protein]-cysteine S-methyltransferase, which codes for MEKAYIKTPVGTCLIEGDEHGVTKIWVLDDEVQQSETIPHELSQAVAELEEYFSGKRTEFTFKMNPSGTDFQKKVWNALLEIPFGKTMSYNQLAIKLGDINAIRAVASANGKNPLWVAVPCHRVIGSDGSLTGYAGGLWRKKWLLEHETPPIQQSLF
- a CDS encoding 3'-5' exonuclease; translation: MIEKIKLENILFLDIETAPEHASFDLCDEEMQQLYDTKTQYQRKDGQSPEEFYERAGIWAEFGKIVCLSAGYFTFRGDIRHFRVTSFCGEEKQILKDFSNLLNNHFSQPQHIMCGHNAKEFDFPFIARRMIINNLPIPNKLNLFGKKPWEVPHLDTMEMWKFGDYKSFTSLKLLTKILGIPSPKGDIDGSQVGYVYHVEKDIDRIVTYCEKDVVATAQVFLRFRREDLLVDDEVVHV
- a CDS encoding helix-turn-helix transcriptional regulator, whose protein sequence is MKNNIKVQRAIHNFTQQDLAWKIGVSRQTINALEAGKYVPSTVLALKLSRLFNKPVNEIFELEAED